From a single Nicotiana tomentosiformis chromosome 2, ASM39032v3, whole genome shotgun sequence genomic region:
- the LOC138905794 gene encoding uncharacterized protein, with translation MPMPIGKFAKWQILLSEFDIVYVTQKSIKGQALTDHLAEHPVDKDYKTLTTYFLDEEVVFAREDILESYSGWRMFFDGVANFKGVGIRAVQISESGQHYLNSAKIRFPCTNNMAEYEACILGIRIAGEWTTKNVKILPYLHYVKELCKKFTKIEFKHVPKIQNEFVEALATLSSMIQHPDKNYIKPIEIEVRDQHAYCFHMDEEPDGKPWYHDIKRFL, from the exons ATGCCGATGCCTATAGGAAAGTTTGCCAAATGGCAGATTCTTCTTAGTGAGTTCGACATCGTGTACGTGACTCAAAAATCCATTAAAGGACAAGCATTGACCGATCATCTTGCAGAGCACCCGGTGGACAAGGATTACAAGACGCTTACCACATATTTCTTAGATGAAGAAGTGGTGTTTGCAAGGGAGGACATTTTAGAGTCATATTCAGGGTGGAGGATGTTTTTCGATGGGGTGGCAAATTTCAAGGGAGTAGGAATTAGGGCAGTCCAAATTTCTGAGTCGGGACAACATTACCTGAATTCAGCTAAGATAAGATTCCCTTGCACAAATAATATGGCGGAATATGAAGCATGCATCCTCGGGATTAGGATAGCA GGTGAGTGGaccaccaagaatgtcaagatccTTCCATACTTGCACTACGTAAAGGAGTTGTGTAAGAAGTTCACCAAGAtcgagttcaaacatgttcccaaaatccagaatgagttcgttGAAGCCCTCGCAACTTTATCTTCCATGATCCAGCATCCAGATAAGAATTACATCAAACCCATCGAGATAGAGGTTCGAGATCAGCATGCATATTGTTTCCATATGGATGAAGAACCAGATGGCAAGCCTTGGTACCATGACATCAAAAGGTTCCTTTAA